In Desulfofustis limnaeus, the genomic stretch GTGGCGGTCCAACCGGAACACCGGGCATCCGCTACCATTACGCACCGAGCCGTTCTTCCACAGTGGCCCGGGAGTTGCTCGATGGTTATGCCGGGATCGTGCAGACCGACGGTTATAGTGGCTATGATTATCTCGACCACGATCCGGCGATCCTCCATGCCGGTTGCCTGGCCCATGTGCGGCGGAAGTTCGACGAGGCAAGACGAGGCAGCGGCAAACCATCCGGGAAAACGGGGAGCGCCGACGTGGCCCTGAGTTATATCGGCAAGCTCTATCGGATCGAATCCGAGGCCAAGCGAAAAGGGCTGACTTCCGAAGAGCTGCGGACGCTGCGCCAGGAGCGGGCTAAACCGATCTTCGATGACTTCCGTACCTGGCTGCACAAGAAAGCCACCCAGGTGGTGCCGAAGAGCCTGCTCGGTGTGGCGGTTCATTATGCACTGAGCCAGTGGGACCGGTTGGTGGTGTATCTGGAGCATGGTGAGATGACACCGGATAACAATCAGGCTGAAAATGCCATCCGGCCGTTCGTGGTGGGGAGGAAAAACTGGTTGTTTGCTGGGACCCCGAAAGGCGCCCGGGCCAGTGCCGATCTTTACAGTCTGATCGAGACGGCCAAGGCGAACGGGTTGGAACCGTACCGGTATCTTCGCTATCTGTTCGAGAAACTGCCGTTTGCTCGGAGCACGGAAGATTATCAGGCGCTACTGCCGATGCGGCTTCGTCCGGAAGATGTGGAACTGAAGAATATTGCCAGAGGGGTTTAATTGACGGTTACGTCCCTCTAAACTCCTCAGCAACCCGCAAAACCACCTTCACCCCATATCCCGGCACCACCTCATCAATCGCCCGCGCCAGCTGCGACAAATCCCCCGGCAATTCCTCAATACGAGGAATTAGATCGTCGGGAAGGTTTTTCAGATCAACCGTCGACATCGACATCCACTCGCCGACACCATTCGATAAGCGCCTGACACACCTTGTTCACCTGATCCCCGTCACACCATCTCAGATTGTCTACCCCGGTCATCCTTTTCACATAATGCTGCAAGGCCCGGTCGCTCCGGTCTTTTACTACCCCGGCTTTGTACAAGGAGATCCATAAAGCGACGATCTTGCGCATTTGCTCGTAACCGTCAATTAAACCCCTCTGGCAATATTCTTCAGTTCCACATCTTCCGGACGAAGCCGCATCGGCAGTAGCGCCTGATAATCTTCCGTGCTCCGAGCAAACGGCAGTTTCTCGAACAGATAGCGAAGATACCGGTACGGTTCCAACCCGTTCGCCTTGGCCGTCTCGATCAGACTGTAAAGATCGGCACTGGCCCGGGCGCCTTTCGGGGTCCCAGCAAACAACCAGTTTTTCCTCCCCACCACGAACGGCCGGATGGCATTTTCAGCCTGATTGTTATCCGGTGTCATCTCACCATGCTCCAGATACACCACCAACCGGTCCCACTGGCTCAGTGCATAATGAACCGCCACACCGAGCAGGCTCTTCGGCACCACCTGGGTGGCTTTCTTGTGCAGCCAGGTACGGAAGTCATCGAAGATCGGTTTAGCCCGCTCCTGGCGCAGCGTCCGCAGCTCTTCGGAAGTCAGCCCTTTTCGCTTGGCCTCGGATTCGATCCGATAGAGCTTGCCGATATAACTCAGGGCCACGTCGGCGCTCCCCGTTTTCCCGGATGGTTTGCCGCTGCCTCGTCTTGCCTCGTCGAACTTCCGCCGCACATGGGCCAGGCAACCGGCATGGAGGATCGCCGGATCGTGGTCGAGATAATCATAGCCACTATAACCGTCGGTCTGCACGATCCCGGCATAACCATCGAGCAACTCCCGGGCCACTGTGGAAGAACGGCTCGGTGCGTAATGGTAGCGGATGCCCGGTGTTCCGGTTGGACCGCCACGACAGACCCACATATATGATTTCGTCGTCGCGGCGCGCCCCGGTTCATCCAACACCTGCACCGTCGTCTCGTCGATGTTGATCAACGGTCCCGAGCGGATCTCCCGGTGTAATAACGTCAGCACCGGCTGACAGGCCTCGGCCGCCTTCATCGCCCAGTTGCACATGGTGGCCCGCCCCACATCGGCGCCCAGCCGGTCGAACTGCTTCTCCTGTCGGTAAAACGGCAGCGCGTCGCAGAACTTGGCGGTAAGGATATGGGCCAGCAGGCCGGCGGTGGCAATTCCTTTGTCAATGATCTGCGGCGGGGGCGGTGCGATCTTGACCGTGCCGCCCTCGGTCTCCAGCCCTTCGCACTGTTTGCAGGCGTACTTGGGCCGGATATGTCTGATGACCCGGATGATCGCCGGGATGAGATCGAGCTTCTCGGAGACGTCCTCGCCGATCTTGTCCAACCGGGCGCCGCAGCCGCAGGTCTTCTCCGCTTCGTCGATATCATGAACCACTTCCACGCGCGGCAGCTCCACTGGCAGCGGCTTGCGGCCGCGCTTCTGCCGGGTGTGGGACGGCACTTCGACTGTTTCGCGTTCCGGCTCGATCTCGGCCGGCTCCGGCATATCGAACAGCGGCAGCTGCGGGCTGTCCTCGCGAGCGGGGTGCTTCTCGCTCTTCTTGCCGAACAATTTGCCATACAGCAGCCGGATGCGCTCGTGGAGCAGGTTGATTTCCTGCTCGTAGCGGTCCTGCTCCCGTTCCAGGCGGTTCCGTTCCTGCTGCAGGCGGCCCTGTTCTTGTTGCAGGCGGTCCTGCTCCTGTTGCAGGTGGACGATAATCCGCTTCAGTTCTTCCGGGTCGTCGGGCAAGGTGGTTTCGGTGGCAGGTTTCATGCTGCCATACTACCACGAACGAACAACTATATCATTAATAAAATCAATATAATAGAATATTTTCAGGCGACCGATCCATAGCTCAGCCGGCGATGCGCCTGGCGGACATCCAGGCCATGCAGCAACCAGTTCAGAGCTGTCGGACTGATCTCCATCACCTCCTGCTCGCTCTGCGGCCAACGGAACTGATCCTGCTCCAAACGCTTGAGCCAGATGCAGAAGCCGTTAGTGTCCCAGTAGAGGATCTTGACCATGTCCCGGCGGCGGTTGCAGAAGGCAAACAGGTTGCCGGTAAAGAGGTCCAGCTCGAACTGTTCTTCCACCAGCAGCGACAGGCCGTTGATTGATTTGCGCATGTCCGTCGCGCCCAGCGCCAGGTACACGGTTGTTCCTCCAGCTGTCCGGTTCATCACAACTGTTCCAGGGTGGTGACCAGGTCCCGCAAAACCGCCGGCGAGAAATGGTCATCGATCTCGATGGTGAAACGGTTGTTGCCGAGCACGACGCGCAAACCTGAATGGCTCATATGAGTCGTTTTGCTTCTGAAAGATTGGCCGGAGAGCACCAGCGGATAGAAGTGCGGCTTCTCGGTACGCCCCTCTCTTATTTTCCGTCGCCAGTAGCCAAAGGTGGCCAGAGCTAGTCCGTGTGCCAGGCAATAGCGCCGTTGGCTTTTTCCTGATTGACGCCAGTCGTCAATGTGGTGCTGCCAGAACGACTGTTTTGTCCTGCGATTCTTGATTGCTTCCTGTTCCATGCATGCCTCCTGAAAATTTTCGGCATACATGACCATGTCTCAGGCTCCTTGACCAGATGGGGTTCATTTGACGGTTACATTTGCTCGTCGAGGTACACCGGGCTGGTGGGTGTTTTGTTGGATCGTTTCGCCCGCCAGCCGAGCCGCCTCAGATGCTCGAGCAGATCCCATACCTGCCGGCGGTTAAGATCCTTTGAGCTACCCAGTCCGTAACGATCCGACAGTAACTGGTATTTGTCGATCCCCAATTGTTTGCAGGCGATGTTGATCTTGGCGTATTCAGCGTTGGTCGGCATGGTCTTCGAGCGTTTTACAATCGATTGTAAGAAATTTGTCAGATCGCTCCAGTACGATGCGCCACTCCTATCATGGAGTACGCTTCCAGGCGGAAGGGGCTGTCTCAAAGTTGAGGCGGCCCCTGTTTCTTCAGGACATAGCGGCTGAAACGCACCGGCTCTCCGAACCGGTTCCGGCCTTTAACGAGCATTGATTCAATCGGATGGTCCTCGGCCAATTCTGCAACACGCGCCGCCAGTCGCATGATTCCGTATTTCCGCAGAGCCTCAACCGGAGTTATCGATCCGAACTGTTGCAGGT encodes the following:
- a CDS encoding regulatory protein GemA, giving the protein MRKIVALWISLYKAGVVKDRSDRALQHYVKRMTGVDNLRWCDGDQVNKVCQALIEWCRRVDVDVDG
- the tnpC gene encoding IS66 family transposase, encoding MKPATETTLPDDPEELKRIIVHLQQEQDRLQQEQGRLQQERNRLEREQDRYEQEINLLHERIRLLYGKLFGKKSEKHPAREDSPQLPLFDMPEPAEIEPERETVEVPSHTRQKRGRKPLPVELPRVEVVHDIDEAEKTCGCGARLDKIGEDVSEKLDLIPAIIRVIRHIRPKYACKQCEGLETEGGTVKIAPPPPQIIDKGIATAGLLAHILTAKFCDALPFYRQEKQFDRLGADVGRATMCNWAMKAAEACQPVLTLLHREIRSGPLINIDETTVQVLDEPGRAATTKSYMWVCRGGPTGTPGIRYHYAPSRSSTVARELLDGYAGIVQTDGYSGYDYLDHDPAILHAGCLAHVRRKFDEARRGSGKPSGKTGSADVALSYIGKLYRIESEAKRKGLTSEELRTLRQERAKPIFDDFRTWLHKKATQVVPKSLLGVAVHYALSQWDRLVVYLEHGEMTPDNNQAENAIRPFVVGRKNWLFAGTPKGARASADLYSLIETAKANGLEPYRYLRYLFEKLPFARSTEDYQALLPMRLRPEDVELKNIARGV
- the tnpB gene encoding IS66 family insertion sequence element accessory protein TnpB (TnpB, as the term is used for proteins encoded by IS66 family insertion elements, is considered an accessory protein, since TnpC, encoded by a neighboring gene, is a DDE family transposase.); amino-acid sequence: MNRTAGGTTVYLALGATDMRKSINGLSLLVEEQFELDLFTGNLFAFCNRRRDMVKILYWDTNGFCIWLKRLEQDQFRWPQSEQEVMEISPTALNWLLHGLDVRQAHRRLSYGSVA
- the tnpA gene encoding IS66 family insertion sequence element accessory protein TnpA, which codes for MEQEAIKNRRTKQSFWQHHIDDWRQSGKSQRRYCLAHGLALATFGYWRRKIREGRTEKPHFYPLVLSGQSFRSKTTHMSHSGLRVVLGNNRFTIEIDDHFSPAVLRDLVTTLEQL
- a CDS encoding helix-turn-helix domain-containing protein; this encodes MTQREKILRHLQQFGSITPVEALRKYGIMRLAARVAELAEDHPIESMLVKGRNRFGEPVRFSRYVLKKQGPPQL